From Quadrisphaera sp. DSM 44207, the proteins below share one genomic window:
- a CDS encoding DUF503 family protein produces MYVGTLVLDLLLGDVRSLKQKRSAVRPVIAELRRLDVAVAETGHLDLHRRAEVGVAVVAADAAHCRRVLETAERLVAARPELDLLSARVRVRADDDED; encoded by the coding sequence GTGTACGTCGGCACGCTCGTGCTGGACCTGCTGCTCGGCGACGTGCGGTCGCTGAAGCAGAAGCGCTCCGCGGTGCGCCCGGTGATCGCCGAGCTGCGCCGCCTGGACGTCGCGGTGGCCGAGACCGGCCACCTCGACCTGCACCGGCGCGCCGAGGTCGGCGTCGCCGTCGTCGCGGCGGACGCCGCGCACTGCCGGCGCGTCCTCGAGACCGCCGAGCGCCTCGTCGCCGCCCGACCCGAGCTGGACCTGCTCTCCGCCCGCGTGCGCGTGCGCGCGGACGACGACGAGGACTGA
- the rbfA gene encoding 30S ribosome-binding factor RbfA: protein MADPARARKLADRIKVVVAETLERRVKDPRLGFVTVTDARVTGDLQHATVFYTVLGSDEERASTAAALDSARGVLRSEVGRRTGVRLTPTLEFVADALPETTAHLEDVLARAAAQDAAVAALARGASYAGDADPYRRPEDEDGEDAEDAAADEEPGAADGRP, encoded by the coding sequence GTGGCCGACCCCGCCCGCGCCCGCAAGCTGGCCGACCGCATCAAGGTCGTCGTCGCCGAGACCCTGGAGCGGCGGGTGAAGGACCCGCGCCTGGGCTTCGTCACCGTCACCGACGCCCGGGTGACCGGTGACCTGCAGCACGCGACCGTCTTCTACACCGTCCTCGGCAGCGACGAGGAGCGCGCCAGCACCGCCGCCGCGCTCGACAGCGCCCGCGGGGTGCTGCGCTCGGAGGTCGGCCGCCGCACCGGCGTCCGGCTGACCCCGACGCTGGAGTTCGTCGCCGACGCCCTGCCCGAGACCACCGCGCACCTGGAGGACGTTCTCGCGCGCGCGGCCGCCCAGGACGCCGCGGTCGCCGCCCTGGCCCGCGGCGCCTCCTACGCCGGCGACGCCGACCCGTACCGCCGTCCCGAGGACGAGGACGGCGAGGACGCCGAAGACGCCGCCGCGGACGAGGAGCCGGGCGCCGCCGACGGGCGCCCGTGA
- the truB gene encoding tRNA pseudouridine(55) synthase TruB, with amino-acid sequence MSAPVPRDPPQAGGAPTEVPPGLLVVDKPSGWTSHDVVARTRRLAGTRRVGHAGTLDPMATGVLVLGLGRATRLLAHVVGADKEYLATVRLGAATVTDDAEAEVVSRADASGVPEDAVRAAVAALTGDLLQVPSSVSAVQVDGRRSYARARAGEDVVLAARPVTVRAFDVLAQRRADLDGTPVLDVDVRVEVTSGTYVRALARDLGAALGVGGHLTALRRTRVGSFGLDAAADLRRLEADGVAASLLALPDAARAAFPVWDVDAGQARRLAHGQRLPAEALPDGAPGGGQEPSGPVAAISPDGRLVALVERTGGAVRPVLVLAEPADLP; translated from the coding sequence GTGAGCGCCCCGGTCCCCCGCGACCCCCCGCAGGCGGGCGGTGCCCCCACGGAGGTGCCCCCGGGCCTGCTCGTCGTCGACAAGCCCTCGGGGTGGACCAGCCACGACGTCGTCGCCCGCACCCGCCGCCTGGCGGGCACCCGCAGGGTCGGCCACGCCGGCACGCTGGACCCGATGGCGACCGGGGTCCTCGTGCTCGGCCTCGGCCGCGCGACCCGCCTGCTCGCGCACGTGGTGGGCGCCGACAAGGAGTACCTGGCCACCGTGCGCCTGGGGGCGGCCACCGTCACGGACGACGCCGAGGCCGAGGTGGTCTCCCGCGCCGACGCCTCGGGGGTGCCCGAGGACGCCGTGCGCGCCGCGGTCGCGGCGCTGACGGGGGACCTGCTGCAGGTGCCCAGCTCCGTCAGCGCCGTCCAGGTCGACGGGCGCCGCTCCTACGCCCGCGCGCGCGCGGGGGAGGACGTCGTCCTGGCCGCGCGGCCGGTCACCGTGCGCGCCTTCGACGTGCTCGCCCAGCGCCGCGCCGACCTGGACGGCACCCCGGTGCTGGACGTCGACGTGCGGGTCGAGGTCACCTCCGGCACCTACGTGCGCGCCCTCGCGCGCGACCTCGGGGCCGCCCTGGGCGTGGGCGGGCACCTGACCGCCCTGCGCCGCACCCGCGTCGGGAGCTTCGGGCTCGACGCCGCCGCCGACCTGCGGCGCCTCGAGGCGGACGGCGTCGCGGCCTCCCTGCTCGCCCTGCCCGACGCGGCGCGGGCGGCCTTCCCCGTCTGGGACGTCGACGCCGGGCAGGCCCGCCGCCTCGCGCACGGCCAGCGCCTGCCCGCCGAGGCGCTGCCCGACGGTGCCCCAGGAGGCGGGCAGGAGCCGTCCGGGCCCGTGGCGGCGATCTCCCCCGACGGCCGGCTGGTCGCCCTCGTGGAGCGCACGGGCGGCGCGGTGCGTCCGGTGCTGGTGCTCGCGGAGCCCGCCGACCTGCCCTGA
- a CDS encoding bifunctional riboflavin kinase/FAD synthetase yields MERWHDLPEVPEGYGPSVVAIGNFDGVHRGHRSVLAVLVEQARRRGARAVAVTFVPHPLQVLHPERAPQLLAHPVDRLDLLEEAGLDAVLEMPFTRELASWTPERFVVDTFVKALGAAAVVVGRDVRFGRRNSGDLETMRRLGREHGFEVLALEDEVGEGRRWSSTWAREALAAGDVATAAEVLGRPYRLRGVVVHGDHRGRELGYPTANLAGVETLVPADGVYAGWMVRLDLPADHPDRVLPAAVSLGTNPTFDGLEQRVEAYALDRTDLDLYGERVAVDLVERLRPTLRFGSVDELVTQMDSDVERCRQVLGVSV; encoded by the coding sequence GTGGAGCGCTGGCACGACCTTCCCGAGGTGCCCGAGGGCTACGGGCCCTCCGTCGTGGCGATCGGCAACTTCGACGGGGTGCACCGCGGCCACCGCAGCGTCCTGGCCGTGCTCGTCGAGCAGGCCCGCCGCCGCGGCGCCCGCGCCGTGGCCGTCACCTTCGTGCCCCACCCGCTGCAGGTGCTCCACCCCGAGCGCGCCCCGCAGCTGCTCGCGCACCCGGTCGACCGCCTGGACCTGCTCGAGGAGGCCGGCCTCGACGCCGTCCTGGAGATGCCCTTCACCCGCGAGCTGGCCTCCTGGACCCCGGAGCGCTTCGTCGTCGACACGTTCGTGAAGGCCCTGGGCGCCGCCGCCGTGGTGGTGGGGCGCGACGTGCGCTTCGGGCGGCGCAACTCCGGGGACCTGGAGACGATGCGCCGGCTCGGCCGCGAGCACGGCTTCGAGGTCCTCGCGCTGGAGGACGAGGTGGGGGAGGGCCGGCGCTGGTCCTCCACGTGGGCCCGCGAGGCGCTGGCCGCCGGGGACGTCGCGACCGCCGCCGAGGTGCTCGGGCGCCCCTACCGCCTGCGGGGCGTCGTCGTGCACGGCGACCACCGCGGGCGGGAGCTGGGCTACCCGACCGCGAACCTCGCCGGCGTCGAGACGCTCGTGCCGGCCGACGGGGTCTACGCCGGGTGGATGGTGCGGCTCGACCTGCCGGCCGACCACCCCGACCGGGTGCTGCCGGCGGCGGTCTCCCTCGGCACCAACCCGACCTTCGACGGGCTCGAGCAGCGGGTGGAGGCCTACGCGCTGGACCGCACCGACCTCGACCTGTACGGCGAGCGCGTGGCCGTGGACCTCGTGGAGCGGCTGCGGCCCACGCTGCGCTTCGGCTCCGTCGACGAGCTGGTCACCCAGATGGACTCCGACGTCGAGCGCTGCCGCCAGGTGCTCGGCGTGAGCGTCTGA
- the rpsO gene encoding 30S ribosomal protein S15, with protein MPLDAATKQRIMTEYATADGDTGSPEVQVALLTQRIKDLTEHFKEHKHDHHSRRGLLLLVGQRRRLLQYLAKTDINRYRSLIERLGIRR; from the coding sequence ATGCCGCTCGACGCCGCCACGAAGCAGCGCATCATGACCGAGTACGCCACCGCCGACGGCGACACCGGCTCCCCGGAGGTGCAGGTCGCGCTGCTCACGCAGCGGATCAAGGACCTGACGGAGCACTTCAAGGAGCACAAGCACGACCACCACAGCCGTCGTGGGCTGCTCCTGCTCGTCGGCCAGCGCCGCCGCCTGCTGCAGTACCTCGCCAAGACCGACATCAACCGGTACCGGTCGCTGATCGAGCGGCTCGGCATCCGCCGCTGA
- a CDS encoding polyribonucleotide nucleotidyltransferase produces the protein MEGPEITSAEATIDNGRFGTRTVRFETGRLARQAAGSVAAYLDGETMLLSTTTASKQPKDHFDFFPLTVDVEERMYAAGRIPGSFFRREGRPSTDAILTCRLIDRPLRPSFVSGLRNEVQVVITVLSLHPDDPYDVLAINAASASTQLSGLPFSGPVGGVRVALIDGQWVAFPRHSDHERAVFDMVVAGRVVGDDVAIMMVEAEATEAAWDLVQGGAGAPTEDVVAAGLEAAKPFIAELCRAQSQLAAEAAKETVEFPRFLDYADDVLEAVAATASEELAAALTIAGKQEREARTEEVKAAVKAQLADRFEGREKEVSAAFRSLTKRLVRQRILRDGVRIDGRGLRDIRQLSAEVDVLPRVHGSALFERGETQILGVTTLNMLRMEQQLDTLSPETRKRYMHNYNFPPFSTGETGRVGSPKRREIGHGALAERALVPVLPTREEFPYAIRQVSEALGSNGSTSMGSVCASTLSLLNAGVPLRAPVAGIAMGLVSDTVDGETRYAALTDILGAEDAFGDMDFKVAGTREFVTAIQLDTKLDGIPAQVLAGALTQARDARLHILDVMAEAIDRPDEMAPTAPRVITVKVPVDKIGEVIGPKGKMINQIQDDTGADISIEDDGTVYIGAVDGPSAEAARSAVNAIANPQMPEVGERYVGTVVKTTTFGAFISLTPGKDGLLHISKMRALTGGKRVENVEDVLSVGQKVQVEITEIDPRGKLSLSPVVEGSEDGGSADGGSAGASGDGAAEQAAPAGASA, from the coding sequence GTGGAGGGTCCCGAGATCACGTCCGCCGAGGCGACCATCGACAACGGCCGCTTCGGCACCCGCACCGTGCGCTTCGAGACGGGCCGCCTGGCCCGCCAGGCCGCCGGCTCCGTCGCCGCCTACCTCGACGGCGAGACGATGCTGCTGTCGACCACGACGGCGAGCAAGCAGCCGAAGGACCACTTCGACTTCTTCCCGCTCACCGTGGACGTCGAGGAGCGCATGTACGCCGCCGGGCGCATCCCCGGCTCGTTCTTCCGCCGCGAGGGCCGCCCGAGCACCGACGCCATCCTCACCTGCCGCCTGATCGACCGGCCGCTGCGCCCGTCGTTCGTCTCCGGGCTGCGCAACGAGGTCCAGGTGGTCATCACGGTGCTCTCGCTGCACCCGGACGACCCGTACGACGTCCTGGCGATCAACGCCGCGTCGGCGTCCACCCAGCTGTCCGGCCTGCCGTTCTCCGGCCCGGTCGGCGGCGTGCGCGTCGCGTTGATCGACGGTCAGTGGGTGGCCTTCCCGCGCCACTCCGACCACGAGCGCGCGGTCTTCGACATGGTCGTCGCCGGCCGCGTCGTGGGCGACGACGTCGCGATCATGATGGTCGAGGCGGAGGCCACCGAGGCCGCCTGGGACCTCGTCCAGGGCGGTGCGGGCGCCCCGACCGAGGACGTCGTCGCCGCCGGCCTGGAGGCCGCCAAGCCCTTCATCGCCGAGCTGTGCCGGGCGCAGTCGCAGCTGGCCGCCGAGGCGGCGAAGGAGACGGTGGAGTTCCCCCGCTTCCTCGACTACGCCGACGACGTGCTCGAGGCCGTCGCCGCCACCGCCTCCGAGGAGCTGGCCGCGGCGCTGACCATCGCCGGCAAGCAGGAGCGCGAGGCCCGCACCGAGGAGGTCAAGGCCGCCGTCAAGGCGCAGCTGGCCGACCGCTTCGAGGGCCGCGAGAAGGAGGTCAGCGCCGCCTTCCGGTCGCTGACCAAGCGGCTCGTGCGCCAGCGCATCCTGCGCGACGGCGTGCGCATCGACGGCCGCGGCCTGCGCGACATCCGCCAGCTGTCGGCCGAGGTCGACGTCCTCCCGCGCGTGCACGGCTCGGCCCTGTTCGAGCGCGGGGAGACCCAGATCCTCGGGGTGACGACGCTGAACATGCTCCGCATGGAGCAGCAGCTCGACACGCTCTCCCCGGAGACCCGCAAGCGGTACATGCACAACTACAACTTCCCGCCGTTCTCCACGGGCGAGACCGGCCGCGTCGGCTCCCCGAAGCGGCGCGAGATCGGCCACGGCGCCCTCGCCGAGCGCGCGCTGGTGCCGGTGCTGCCCACCCGCGAGGAGTTCCCCTACGCGATCCGCCAGGTCTCCGAGGCCCTCGGCTCCAACGGGTCCACCTCGATGGGCTCGGTGTGCGCCTCGACCCTGTCGCTGCTCAACGCCGGCGTGCCGCTGCGCGCGCCGGTGGCGGGCATCGCGATGGGCCTGGTCTCCGACACCGTGGACGGCGAGACGCGCTACGCGGCGCTGACCGACATCCTCGGCGCCGAGGACGCCTTCGGCGACATGGACTTCAAGGTCGCCGGCACGCGGGAGTTCGTCACCGCGATCCAGCTGGACACCAAGCTGGACGGCATCCCCGCCCAGGTCCTCGCCGGCGCGCTGACCCAGGCCCGCGACGCGCGCCTGCACATCCTCGACGTCATGGCCGAGGCCATCGACCGCCCCGACGAGATGGCCCCCACCGCGCCGCGCGTGATCACGGTGAAGGTGCCGGTCGACAAGATCGGCGAGGTCATCGGCCCCAAGGGCAAGATGATCAACCAGATCCAGGACGACACGGGCGCCGACATCTCCATCGAGGACGACGGCACCGTCTACATCGGCGCGGTCGACGGGCCCTCCGCGGAGGCCGCCCGCTCGGCGGTCAACGCGATCGCCAACCCGCAGATGCCGGAGGTGGGCGAGCGCTACGTCGGCACCGTGGTCAAGACCACGACGTTCGGCGCGTTCATCTCCCTCACCCCGGGCAAGGACGGCCTGCTGCACATCTCCAAGATGCGGGCCCTGACCGGCGGCAAGCGGGTGGAGAACGTCGAGGACGTCCTGTCCGTGGGCCAGAAGGTGCAGGTCGAGATCACCGAGATCGACCCGCGCGGCAAGCTGAGCCTGTCCCCGGTCGTCGAGGGCTCCGAGGACGGCGGCTCCGCGGACGGCGGCTCCGCCGGCGCCTCGGGCGACGGCGCCGCCGAGCAGGCCGCCCCGGCCGGGGCCAGCGCCTGA
- a CDS encoding pitrilysin family protein, whose amino-acid sequence MAAVPLPLTGTDGTRTLSGEDAGALVRRSVLPGGVRVLTEAVPGMRSVTVGAWVGVGSRDEASGHHGSTHFLEHLLFKGTARRTAMDIAAAFDAVGGESNAATGKEHTTYYARVLDADLPMAIDVIGDMVTSATITEEDVASERGVILEELAMNDDDPTDVAHERFAEQVFGEGTPLGRPIGGTAQSILDVPRDAVLAHYRQHYTAPGIVVTAAGGLEHEAVCALVREALGRAGWDLAEGARPLPRRSSALQVPPPAAGGVLTVERPTEQANVLLGGLGVPAADPRRHALAVLNAVLGGGMSSRLFQEVREKRGLAYSVYSFGAGYADAGYFGLYAGCAPAKTAQVVQLLAEQWQLLATDGVGREELERAVGQVRGGTVLALEDSSARMSRLGKAELVHGEWLSVEAALARTAAVTADDVQALAAALWEQPHHLTVVGPFDADPVPTAP is encoded by the coding sequence GTGGCCGCCGTCCCCCTGCCGCTGACCGGCACGGACGGCACCCGCACCCTCTCCGGGGAGGACGCCGGCGCGCTCGTGCGCCGCAGCGTCCTCCCCGGAGGCGTCCGGGTGCTGACCGAGGCCGTCCCGGGCATGCGGTCGGTGACCGTGGGCGCCTGGGTGGGCGTCGGCTCGCGCGACGAGGCCTCCGGTCACCACGGCTCCACGCACTTCCTCGAGCACCTGCTCTTCAAGGGCACCGCCCGGCGCACCGCGATGGACATCGCCGCGGCCTTCGACGCCGTGGGCGGGGAGTCCAACGCCGCGACCGGCAAGGAGCACACGACGTACTACGCGCGCGTGCTCGACGCCGACCTGCCGATGGCGATCGACGTCATCGGCGACATGGTCACCTCGGCGACGATCACCGAGGAGGACGTCGCCAGCGAGCGCGGCGTCATCCTCGAGGAGCTCGCCATGAACGACGACGACCCCACCGACGTCGCGCACGAGCGCTTCGCCGAGCAGGTCTTCGGCGAGGGCACCCCGCTCGGGCGGCCCATCGGCGGCACGGCGCAGTCGATCCTCGACGTCCCCCGCGACGCCGTCCTCGCCCACTACCGCCAGCACTACACCGCGCCCGGGATCGTCGTCACCGCCGCCGGCGGCCTCGAGCACGAGGCCGTGTGCGCGCTCGTGCGCGAGGCCCTCGGGCGCGCCGGGTGGGACCTCGCTGAGGGCGCCCGGCCGCTGCCGCGCCGCTCCAGCGCCCTGCAGGTGCCCCCGCCCGCCGCGGGCGGGGTGCTGACGGTGGAGCGGCCCACCGAGCAGGCGAACGTGCTGCTCGGCGGGCTCGGCGTCCCCGCCGCGGACCCGCGCCGCCACGCGCTGGCGGTGCTCAACGCCGTCCTCGGCGGCGGCATGAGCAGCCGCCTGTTCCAGGAGGTGCGCGAGAAGCGCGGCCTGGCGTACTCCGTGTACTCCTTCGGCGCCGGCTACGCCGACGCCGGCTACTTCGGCCTGTACGCCGGGTGCGCCCCGGCGAAGACGGCGCAGGTCGTACAGCTGCTGGCCGAGCAGTGGCAGCTGCTGGCCACCGACGGCGTCGGCCGCGAGGAGCTGGAGCGCGCGGTCGGGCAGGTGCGCGGCGGCACGGTGCTGGCCCTGGAGGACTCCAGCGCCCGCATGTCCCGCCTGGGCAAGGCCGAGCTCGTGCACGGGGAGTGGCTGAGCGTGGAGGCGGCGCTGGCGCGCACCGCGGCGGTGACCGCCGACGACGTCCAGGCCCTCGCCGCCGCCCTGTGGGAGCAGCCGCACCACCTGACCGTCGTGGGGCCCTTCGACGCCGACCCGGTGCCCACCGCCCCCTGA
- a CDS encoding riboflavin synthase produces MFTGIVEELGQVVAVEAGRDSARVVLRGPLVTSDAGHGDSICVNGACLTVTSWGEGEFTADVMAETLQRTTLGGLRPGDRVNLERAVPAGGRLGGHVVQGHVDGVGRVLDRTPGDAWETVRFALPRALGRYVAEKGSIALDGVSLTVVAVEDADEETSVVTVGLIPTTLAATTVGRAAPGTPVNVEVDVVAKYVERLLGSRAAPAGRP; encoded by the coding sequence GTGTTCACCGGCATCGTCGAGGAGCTCGGCCAGGTCGTCGCCGTGGAGGCCGGCCGCGACAGCGCCCGCGTGGTGCTGCGGGGCCCGCTGGTGACCTCCGACGCCGGCCACGGGGACTCCATCTGCGTCAACGGCGCCTGCCTGACCGTCACCTCCTGGGGCGAGGGGGAGTTCACGGCCGACGTCATGGCGGAGACGCTGCAGCGCACCACCCTCGGCGGCCTGCGGCCCGGGGACCGCGTCAACCTCGAGCGGGCCGTGCCGGCCGGCGGGCGCCTGGGCGGGCACGTGGTGCAGGGCCACGTCGACGGCGTCGGGCGGGTGCTCGACCGCACGCCCGGGGACGCGTGGGAGACGGTGCGCTTCGCGCTGCCCCGCGCGCTCGGCCGCTACGTGGCCGAGAAGGGCTCCATCGCCCTCGACGGCGTGTCCCTGACGGTGGTCGCGGTCGAGGACGCCGACGAGGAGACCTCGGTCGTCACCGTCGGCCTCATCCCCACCACGCTGGCGGCGACGACGGTGGGCCGCGCCGCGCCCGGCACGCCCGTCAACGTCGAGGTCGACGTCGTCGCCAAGTACGTCGAGCGCCTGCTCGGCTCGCGCGCCGCGCCGGCGGGGCGGCCGTGA
- the ribH gene encoding 6,7-dimethyl-8-ribityllumazine synthase, translated as MSGAGAPRVRLEGAGGLRVAVVAASWHERVMDGLVGGARRALAEAGVADPLLVRVPGSFELPVAALRLARAGHDAVVALGVVVRGGTPHFEYVCSAATSGLTDVSTATGVPVGFGVLTCDTEEQALDRAGLPGSREDKGREAVEAALATALALRAVGA; from the coding sequence GTGAGCGGAGCCGGAGCGCCGCGGGTGCGGCTGGAGGGGGCCGGCGGCCTGAGGGTGGCCGTCGTCGCCGCCTCCTGGCACGAGCGGGTCATGGACGGGCTCGTCGGCGGGGCCCGGCGCGCCCTGGCGGAGGCCGGCGTGGCGGACCCCCTCCTCGTGCGCGTGCCGGGCTCCTTCGAGCTGCCGGTGGCCGCGCTGCGGCTGGCGCGCGCCGGCCACGACGCCGTCGTCGCGCTCGGGGTCGTCGTCCGCGGCGGCACCCCCCACTTCGAGTACGTCTGCTCCGCGGCCACGAGCGGCCTGACGGACGTGAGCACCGCGACGGGCGTGCCCGTCGGCTTCGGCGTCCTGACCTGCGACACCGAGGAGCAGGCCCTGGACCGCGCCGGCCTGCCGGGCTCGCGCGAGGACAAGGGCCGCGAGGCCGTCGAGGCCGCCCTGGCGACCGCGCTGGCCCTGCGCGCGGTGGGCGCCTGA
- the dapB gene encoding 4-hydroxy-tetrahydrodipicolinate reductase gives MAPLRVAVVGAGGRMGTAACAAVEAADDLQLVARIGRGDDVREAARAGADVAVELSVPSAAPHHVSELIDAGVHVVVGTTGWDDAALTRLRGELAHPSVPEGVGVLIAPNFALGAVLLMRFAAQAAPYFESVEVVELHHPAKVDAPSGTAVRTAELIAAARREAGAGPAPDATSSALDGARGAPVAGVPVHSVRLRGLTASQEVLLGSAGEVLALRHDATERSAFMPGLLLGVRRVAGHPGLTVGLEHYLDLG, from the coding sequence ATGGCGCCGCTGCGGGTCGCCGTGGTCGGCGCGGGCGGGCGCATGGGCACCGCGGCCTGCGCGGCGGTCGAGGCCGCGGACGACCTGCAGCTCGTCGCGCGCATCGGGCGCGGGGACGACGTGCGGGAGGCCGCCCGCGCCGGCGCGGACGTCGCGGTGGAGCTGTCGGTGCCCTCGGCGGCCCCGCACCACGTCAGCGAGCTGATCGACGCCGGCGTCCACGTCGTCGTCGGCACCACCGGCTGGGACGACGCGGCGCTGACGCGGCTGCGCGGGGAGCTGGCCCACCCCAGCGTCCCGGAGGGCGTCGGGGTGCTCATCGCCCCGAACTTCGCCCTCGGAGCCGTGCTGCTCATGCGCTTCGCCGCGCAGGCGGCGCCGTACTTCGAGTCCGTGGAGGTGGTGGAGCTGCACCACCCCGCCAAGGTCGACGCGCCCAGCGGGACGGCGGTGCGCACCGCCGAGCTCATCGCGGCCGCCCGGCGCGAGGCGGGCGCCGGGCCGGCGCCGGACGCGACGAGCTCCGCGCTCGACGGCGCGCGCGGCGCGCCCGTGGCCGGCGTGCCGGTGCACAGCGTGCGCCTGCGCGGGCTGACCGCCTCCCAGGAGGTGCTGCTCGGCTCGGCGGGGGAGGTCCTCGCGCTGCGCCACGACGCCACCGAGCGCTCGGCGTTCATGCCGGGGCTGCTGCTCGGGGTGCGCCGCGTGGCCGGCCACCCCGGCCTGACCGTCGGGCTCGAGCACTACCTCGACCTCGGCTGA
- a CDS encoding heparan-alpha-glucosaminide N-acetyltransferase domain-containing protein: protein MSGSTTRAGTAAPTGRRDRLSGVDAARGLALLGMMAVHVLPETDAAGRVTAAHLLFSGRASALFAVLAGVGLALASGGPHPRTGAALAAARRGVLARAGVVTAVGLTLALWPSPIAIILVVYGVLFAVAVPFLGLRARTLGMLAVAWPLLSPVLGHLLRRLAPPGPGDVPSWLSLLDPVQLLTELVLTGYYPALQWTGYVLVGLAVGRLDLHRAGAAARAAVGGAVLAVAAVLASRVLLDAAGGVRALAASLPPDSPLAGEPLQVALRSSLYGTTPTTSWAWLTVAAPHSGTPFDLLSTSGTALAVLGLCLLVSRSAAGARALLPVSAPGSMTLTLYTTHVLLIAPMQLLLPDTALYLVHALGAVAIGLLWRLTGERGPLEQVAAAAARAAAGPAARPR, encoded by the coding sequence ATGAGCGGTTCGACGACGCGGGCGGGAACGGCGGCGCCCACGGGGCGCCGGGACCGGCTGAGCGGGGTGGACGCCGCCCGCGGTCTCGCGCTGCTCGGGATGATGGCGGTGCACGTGCTGCCGGAGACCGACGCCGCGGGGCGGGTGACCGCGGCGCACCTGCTGTTCAGCGGACGCGCCTCGGCGCTGTTCGCCGTCCTCGCCGGCGTCGGGCTCGCCCTCGCCAGCGGCGGCCCGCACCCGCGCACCGGCGCGGCGCTGGCCGCGGCGCGCCGCGGGGTGCTCGCCCGCGCCGGCGTGGTCACGGCCGTCGGGCTGACCCTCGCGCTGTGGCCGAGCCCGATCGCGATCATCCTCGTCGTCTACGGGGTGCTGTTCGCGGTCGCGGTGCCCTTCCTCGGGCTGCGCGCCCGCACCCTGGGGATGCTCGCGGTGGCCTGGCCGCTCCTCTCCCCCGTCCTCGGGCACCTGCTGCGCCGCCTCGCGCCGCCGGGGCCGGGCGACGTCCCGTCGTGGCTGTCGCTGCTCGATCCGGTGCAGCTGCTCACCGAGCTGGTGCTCACCGGCTACTACCCGGCGCTGCAGTGGACGGGGTACGTGCTCGTCGGCCTGGCCGTCGGCCGCCTCGACCTGCACCGGGCGGGCGCAGCGGCCCGGGCGGCCGTCGGCGGCGCCGTCCTCGCCGTCGCGGCCGTGCTCGCCTCCCGGGTGCTGCTGGACGCTGCGGGCGGGGTGCGGGCCCTCGCGGCGAGCCTGCCGCCGGACTCCCCCCTCGCCGGCGAGCCGCTGCAGGTCGCGCTGCGCTCGTCGCTGTACGGGACGACGCCGACGACCTCGTGGGCCTGGCTCACCGTCGCGGCGCCCCACTCGGGAACGCCGTTCGACCTGCTGTCCACCAGCGGGACGGCCCTGGCCGTGCTGGGGCTGTGCCTGCTCGTCTCCCGCTCGGCGGCGGGGGCGCGGGCCCTGCTGCCGGTGTCCGCGCCCGGGTCGATGACGCTGACCCTCTACACCACCCACGTGCTGCTGATCGCGCCGATGCAGCTGCTGCTGCCGGACACCGCGCTCTACCTCGTGCACGCCCTCGGCGCCGTGGCGATCGGCCTGCTGTGGCGCCTGACCGGGGAGCGCGGGCCGCTGGAGCAGGTCGCCGCCGCGGCCGCGCGCGCGGCCGCGGGCCCGGCAGCGCGACCGCGGTAG
- a CDS encoding branched-chain amino acid transporter AzlD, translated as MLVASAACFAVKLAGHLAPPRWLDRPGTARAAALGTVALLAALTAVQALADGRSLVPDARVPALLVAAAALALRAPFLLAVVLAAATAAMLRSTGWG; from the coding sequence GTGCTCGTCGCCTCGGCGGCGTGCTTCGCCGTCAAGCTGGCCGGGCACCTCGCGCCGCCGCGGTGGCTGGACCGGCCGGGCACCGCGCGCGCCGCGGCGCTGGGCACCGTGGCGCTGCTCGCCGCGCTGACGGCCGTGCAGGCGCTCGCCGACGGGCGCTCGCTCGTGCCGGACGCGCGGGTGCCGGCCCTGCTCGTGGCGGCCGCGGCGCTGGCGCTGCGGGCCCCGTTCCTCCTCGCCGTGGTGCTCGCCGCGGCGACGGCCGCCATGCTGCGGAGCACCGGGTGGGGCTGA
- a CDS encoding RidA family protein, with protein MQRCSISSGGPYEDVYGYSRAVRVGGQVHVSGTTAREPDLDADAYGQARAAWRIIEEALQQAGSGLDAVVRTVTYVTDIADADLVARAHREVVGHVRPAATLVAVRALLDPRMRVEIEVYALDPL; from the coding sequence GTGCAGCGGTGCAGCATCTCCTCCGGCGGGCCCTACGAGGACGTGTACGGCTACAGCCGCGCGGTCCGCGTCGGTGGGCAGGTGCACGTGTCCGGGACGACGGCTCGCGAGCCGGACCTCGACGCCGACGCCTACGGGCAGGCTCGCGCCGCCTGGCGGATCATCGAGGAGGCGCTGCAGCAGGCGGGCAGCGGCCTAGACGCGGTGGTGCGCACCGTCACCTACGTGACCGACATCGCCGACGCCGATCTGGTCGCCCGCGCCCACCGCGAGGTCGTCGGCCACGTGCGCCCGGCAGCGACCCTGGTGGCCGTCCGGGCGCTGCTGGACCCGCGGATGCGCGTGGAGATCGAGGTCTACGCCCTCGACCCGCTCTGA